In the genome of bacterium, the window GTGCAGTGTGGCCCTCCACCGGGAACTACGCGCGGGGCGGTGTCGCTATCGCGCGAATCATGGGCTGCCGCGGCATCGCGGTGCTACCCGAAGGGATGAGCCGGGAGCGCTTCGAGTGGCTGGAGCGGCGCGTCGCTGCGCCGGACGACATCGTCCGTACTCCGGGTACGGAGAGCAACGTCAAGGAGATCTACGATGCGTGCCGCGATCTCGCAGCGGATCCGCGCAACGTGGTGTTCAACCAGTTCTCGGAGTTCGGCAATCACCTGATCCACTATGCCTGCACCGGCCGGGCTATGGAGACCATCTTCGAGGCGCTCGCAGCCCACCGGCCGAGGCTGCGCCTGCGCGCGTTCGTGTCTGCCTCCGGTTCGGCCGGGACGCTCGGCGCCGGCGACTACCTCAAAGAGCGCCGGGAATCGCTGATCGTGGCCGTGGAAGCGCTGGAGTGTCCGACCATGCTGTACAATGGGTTTGGACAGCACAATATCCAGGGCATCGGCGACAAGCATATCCCGCTGATCCACAACGTCATGAACACGGACGTCGTCACCGCGGTTTCCGATCGCACCACGGACCGGCTCGATCTCGTGTTCAACACGCCGCAGGGCCGAGAGCACCTGCTGCGACATCGCGCGGTGCCGCTCGAGACCGTGTCCGCGCTGTCCGCGCTGGGCCTCTCTGGCATCTGCAACGTGGTCGCGGCGATCAAGGTCGCGAGATACTTCAAATACGGCCCAGATGACGTTGTCATGACGGTGGCGACGGACTCCACGGAGATGTACGACAGCGAACGGCGAAAGGCGCTGCTTAAGTACTTCCCTCGCGGGTTCGACGCCATGGGCGCCGCGGAAGCGTTCGGCGAATGTGTCCTGGGTATGGACGACCAGCACCTGCGGGAGTGCTCCGAAATGGAACGCAATCGCATCTTCAACCTGGGGTACTTCACGTGGGTTGAGCAGCAGGGCGTGCCGCTCGATTGGTTCAACCAACGGCGGGAGCAGCGTTTCTGGCAGGACCTCCGCACGACGCTGCCCGCCTGGGACGATATGATTCGTGACTTCAACGAACGAACTCGTGCCGCGGAAGTCTAAGCGCGAGGAGACAGTATCGGTCATCCCGCCACGCGAACACATGGAGGAGTGCCGTTGGACGCAATATCGCTCTGCCGCCGGCTGATCCGGGCACGGACAGTGCTCGGCAACGAGGGGGAAGCGGTCGATGTCGCGGAAGACGCGATGCGCGCCCTCGGCTTCGACGAGGTGTGGCGTGACGAACCGGGCAACCTCATCGGTACGCTGCATGGGGAACTTCCCGGCACCGTCCTCTTTGACGGTCACCTGGACGTCGTGGATGCCGGTGATGTCGCGCGTTGGCGGTGCGATCCGTTCGGCGGCGAACTGATCGACGGCCGCCTGTACGGCCGCGGGGCCGTGGACATGAAAGGCCCTGTGGCCGCGATGATTGCCGGCATCGCAGCGATCCGAGGTCGGCCAAAGGAGGCTCGGCGCACGATCTACGTGTCCTGCTCTCTGGTGGAAGAACTGGTCGAAGGGCTCGCCCTCCGTGAAGTGTTGGAGCGGCTCAAACCGGATGCGGTTGTAATTGGGGAACCCACAAACGGGCGGTTAGCCATCGCGCAGCGCGGCCGAGGAGAGATCCTCATCGAGGC includes:
- a CDS encoding pyridoxal-phosphate dependent enzyme encodes the protein AVWPSTGNYARGGVAIARIMGCRGIAVLPEGMSRERFEWLERRVAAPDDIVRTPGTESNVKEIYDACRDLAADPRNVVFNQFSEFGNHLIHYACTGRAMETIFEALAAHRPRLRLRAFVSASGSAGTLGAGDYLKERRESLIVAVEALECPTMLYNGFGQHNIQGIGDKHIPLIHNVMNTDVVTAVSDRTTDRLDLVFNTPQGREHLLRHRAVPLETVSALSALGLSGICNVVAAIKVARYFKYGPDDVVMTVATDSTEMYDSERRKALLKYFPRGFDAMGAAEAFGECVLGMDDQHLRECSEMERNRIFNLGYFTWVEQQGVPLDWFNQRREQRFWQDLRTTLPAWDDMIRDFNERTRAAEV